The genomic window CGCGCTGATGATGGTCTCGGACCGCACATATTGAAATCCCTCGAGAATCGCCTGCAGGGCGTTGGAGTCGGAGCCGCGTTCGACGGGGTTCGTCACGCGAATGGCGAGCAGGCATGCGCCCAGCGCCACGAAGGTGAGGGCGTTCAGCGTATACGTGTTGGCGACCCCGACGGTCGCGACGCTGATGCCGCCGAGCGATGGTCCAATGATTTGGCTGCCGCGCCGCAGGATGGAGTTGAGGCTGATGGCGGTCATCAGGTCCGCGCGAGGGACGAGGTAGGGGAGCAGTGCCTGTTGTGCCGGAATCTGGAACGCGCCCACGAGCGCGTTGAGCACGCTGGCGACGTAAATGTGCCACACC from Chloroflexota bacterium includes these protein-coding regions:
- a CDS encoding MFS transporter, whose product is MHDRRHTLPNTGAPREGRAFGALRHRDFALFWSGSFVSQAGNWMQQVAQSWLIYDMTRSPFLVGVGGLLSSLPFVVTSLYAGTVVDRVDRKKMLVWVQVASTLITMALAIDIAVGAVEVWHIYVASVLNALVGAFQIPAQQALLPYLVPRADLMTAISLNSILRRGSQIIGPSLGGISVATVGVANTYTLNALTFVALGACLLAIRVTNPVERGSDSNALQAILEGFQYVRSETIISA